A single window of Bradyrhizobium daqingense DNA harbors:
- the pcaB gene encoding 3-carboxy-cis,cis-muconate cycloisomerase codes for MPAFPASTTVIDSMLFRDAFGTPEMREVFSDVALVARYAEVEVALAKAEARCGVIPQDAADQISARTNVTALDFELLRQETDIVGYPILPLVHQMVKQCGEAGRYVHWGATTQDIMDTAVVLQLRAALAIVERDIAELRRILADLSKRYRDTPMAGRTHLQQALPVTFGYKTAIWLAMFDRHAERLAQLKPRVLVGQFAGAAGTLASLGDKGFEVQEALCAELKLGVPASTWHVARDGFAEAVNFLALVTGSLGKIALDIMIMASTEFAEVYEPFVKGRGASSTMPQKRNPISSELMLAASKAVRQHAGLMLDAMVQDFERATGPWHAEWMAIPESFVLTAGALHQAKFALAGLIVDEAKMNDNLAVSRGLIVAEAVMMGLAPQIGRQEAHDVVYDACRLANDEGLSLADALSSDARVSSRIDRVTIEALTSPKNYLGLAPAMVDRVLKSATR; via the coding sequence ATGCCCGCTTTTCCCGCCTCCACCACCGTGATCGACTCCATGCTTTTCCGCGACGCCTTCGGCACGCCCGAGATGCGGGAGGTGTTTTCCGATGTCGCGCTGGTGGCGCGCTATGCCGAGGTCGAGGTGGCGCTGGCGAAGGCGGAGGCCAGATGCGGCGTGATCCCGCAGGACGCCGCCGACCAAATTTCGGCGCGGACCAATGTCACCGCACTCGATTTCGAGCTGTTGCGGCAGGAGACCGACATCGTCGGCTATCCGATTCTCCCCCTGGTGCATCAGATGGTGAAGCAATGCGGCGAGGCCGGCCGCTATGTGCACTGGGGTGCGACCACGCAGGACATCATGGACACCGCTGTGGTCCTGCAGCTGCGTGCCGCGCTCGCGATCGTCGAAAGGGACATTGCCGAGCTCCGCCGCATTCTGGCCGACCTGTCGAAGCGATACCGCGACACGCCGATGGCGGGCCGCACCCATCTCCAGCAGGCGCTGCCGGTGACGTTTGGCTACAAGACCGCGATCTGGCTCGCGATGTTCGACCGCCATGCCGAACGTCTGGCGCAATTGAAGCCACGTGTCCTGGTCGGTCAGTTTGCGGGCGCCGCCGGCACGCTGGCCTCGCTCGGCGACAAGGGATTCGAGGTGCAGGAAGCTCTGTGCGCCGAATTGAAGCTCGGCGTTCCCGCCTCGACCTGGCACGTCGCGCGCGACGGCTTTGCCGAGGCCGTGAATTTCCTGGCGCTCGTCACCGGTTCACTCGGCAAGATCGCGCTCGACATCATGATCATGGCCTCCACCGAATTCGCGGAGGTCTATGAACCCTTCGTCAAAGGCCGCGGCGCCTCCTCGACCATGCCGCAGAAGCGCAACCCGATCTCCTCCGAACTGATGCTCGCGGCATCCAAGGCGGTGCGCCAGCACGCGGGCTTGATGCTCGATGCCATGGTGCAGGATTTCGAGCGCGCCACCGGTCCCTGGCACGCCGAATGGATGGCGATCCCCGAAAGCTTCGTGCTGACGGCCGGCGCGCTGCACCAGGCGAAGTTCGCGCTCGCGGGCCTCATCGTGGACGAGGCGAAGATGAACGACAATCTCGCCGTCAGCCGTGGCCTGATCGTCGCCGAAGCGGTCATGATGGGGCTGGCGCCGCAGATCGGGCGGCAGGAGGCGCATGACGTGGTCTACGATGCCTGCCGGCTCGCCAATGACGAAGGCTTGAGCCTGGCGGATGCGCTGTCGTCCGATGCGCGCGTCTCGAGCCGCATCGACCGCGTCACAATCGAGGCGCTCACCTCACCGAAAAATTACCTCGGCCTTGCGCCCGCCATGGTCGACCGGGTGCTGAAATCGGCAACGCGTTGA
- a CDS encoding winged helix-turn-helix domain-containing tetratricopeptide repeat protein yields MQFMFQDHLLDTDRRELSREQVPIAVEPQVFDLVVHLMENRDRVVSKDELIDKIWHGRSVSESTLTSRINAARKAIGDNGANQALIRTIARKGFRFVGDVEAKRGAVAPEPGLAAQTPQTTLALPDRPAIAVLPFTNMSGDREQDYFSDGISEDIITALSKLRWFFVVARNSSFVYKGRAVHLHEVARELGVRYVVEGSVRRSGERLRISAQLNDVSTGSHLWAERYDRELADIFAVQDEITEAIVAAIEPQLYAAESFRAQRKPPGSLDAWDLVMRALSHHWRSTREDNAAAQRLLEQAVAIDPSYGKALGLLATSHIFGAHMGWADMPTTIPIAERAALAAVEADRDDAWAHHGLAYTYLFRRRFEDALAEFELALSLNPNFAMAHAFYGVTLCYAGRWQEGDAAARRALRLSPRDPLAAIYCGVAAYARFVGCDYEGAMQMARESLRQRGDFVGAHRVLTAAAGMSENSALAASALEGLRRAQPGISLAWITRELPMLRDEDRAHYLEGLRRAGMR; encoded by the coding sequence GTGCAGTTTATGTTCCAGGACCATCTTCTCGACACCGACCGGCGCGAGCTGAGCCGCGAGCAGGTTCCCATTGCCGTGGAACCGCAGGTTTTCGATCTGGTCGTCCATCTCATGGAAAATCGCGACCGGGTGGTCAGCAAGGATGAGCTGATCGACAAGATCTGGCACGGCCGCAGCGTGTCGGAATCCACGCTGACCAGCCGGATCAACGCGGCGCGCAAGGCGATCGGCGACAACGGGGCCAACCAGGCGTTGATCCGCACCATCGCGCGCAAGGGCTTTCGCTTTGTCGGCGACGTCGAGGCAAAGCGCGGCGCGGTCGCACCGGAGCCCGGCCTCGCGGCGCAGACGCCGCAGACCACGCTCGCCCTGCCCGACCGGCCCGCGATCGCGGTGCTGCCCTTCACCAATATGAGCGGCGACCGCGAGCAGGATTATTTCTCCGACGGCATCAGCGAGGACATCATCACCGCACTGTCGAAGCTGCGCTGGTTCTTCGTCGTCGCGCGCAACTCCTCCTTCGTCTACAAGGGCCGCGCCGTGCACCTCCACGAGGTCGCCCGCGAGCTCGGCGTGCGCTACGTGGTCGAAGGCAGCGTGCGACGCAGCGGTGAGCGGCTGCGCATCTCGGCCCAGCTCAACGACGTCTCGACCGGCAGCCATCTCTGGGCCGAGCGCTACGATCGCGAGCTCGCCGACATCTTCGCCGTGCAGGACGAGATCACGGAGGCGATCGTCGCCGCGATCGAGCCGCAGCTTTATGCCGCCGAGAGCTTTCGCGCCCAACGCAAGCCGCCGGGCAGCCTGGACGCCTGGGACCTCGTGATGCGCGCTCTGTCGCATCACTGGCGCAGCACGCGCGAGGACAATGCCGCCGCGCAACGACTGCTCGAACAGGCCGTCGCGATCGATCCCAGCTATGGCAAGGCGCTCGGCCTGCTCGCAACCAGCCATATCTTCGGCGCCCATATGGGCTGGGCCGACATGCCCACGACCATCCCGATTGCCGAACGCGCGGCACTGGCCGCAGTGGAAGCCGATCGCGACGACGCCTGGGCCCATCACGGCCTCGCCTATACCTATCTGTTCCGCCGCCGTTTCGAGGATGCACTGGCGGAGTTCGAGCTGGCCTTGAGCCTCAATCCGAATTTCGCGATGGCGCACGCCTTCTATGGCGTGACCTTGTGCTATGCGGGACGATGGCAGGAGGGCGATGCCGCCGCGCGCCGAGCGCTGCGGCTCAGTCCACGCGATCCGCTGGCGGCGATCTATTGTGGCGTTGCGGCCTATGCCCGGTTCGTCGGCTGCGACTACGAAGGCGCCATGCAGATGGCGCGTGAGTCGCTCCGGCAACGCGGCGATTTCGTCGGCGCGCATCGCGTGCTGACGGCCGCCGCCGGCATGTCAGAAAATTCGGCGCTTGCCGCGTCCGCCCTGGAAGGCCTGCGCCGCGCCCAGCCCGGCATTTCGCTCGCCTGGATCACCCGCGAGCTGCCGATGCTGCGAGACGAAGACCGCGCGCACTATCTGGAAGGATTGCGGCGCGCGGGGATGCGTTAG
- a CDS encoding GFA family protein, with amino-acid sequence MKHVGNCFCGAVTVEVTGAPEAMGYCHCRSCRSWSGGPVNAFSLWKPEAVRITEGAQNVETFAKTPLSQRKFCRKCGGHLMTNHPPLGLVDVFTATIPTLAFTPGVHVNYAETVLPMRDGLPKLKDFPAEFGGSGEMMQE; translated from the coding sequence ATGAAACATGTCGGAAACTGCTTCTGCGGCGCCGTCACGGTCGAGGTCACCGGTGCGCCGGAGGCGATGGGCTATTGCCATTGCCGCTCCTGCCGCTCATGGTCGGGCGGGCCGGTGAACGCCTTCAGCCTCTGGAAGCCGGAGGCCGTGCGCATCACCGAAGGCGCCCAGAATGTCGAAACCTTCGCCAAGACGCCGCTGAGCCAGCGCAAGTTCTGCAGGAAGTGCGGCGGTCATCTCATGACCAACCATCCGCCGCTCGGACTGGTGGACGTCTTCACCGCCACCATTCCCACGCTCGCATTCACGCCCGGCGTCCACGTCAACTACGCCGAGACGGTGCTGCCGATGCGCGACGGCCTGCCCAAGCTGAAGGATTTTCCCGCCGAGTTCGGCGGCAGCGGCGAGATGATGCAGGAGTAG
- the mddA gene encoding methanethiol S-methyltransferase, which produces MSQIEHQVHSICPEVAGSRISKFIAFLYGITAYVVFFVTILYAIGFVMGLVVPKTIDTGTATPPLEAIIVNLLLMALFAIQHSVMARQGFKVWWTQFVPKPVERSTYVLLASLSLLLLFWQWRPLPAVIWEIQNPDLAVTVVTLAFAGWVLVFTSTFIINHFELFGLHQVTNHLVGKEAEAPRFKTPLLYKFVRHPIYLGFIIAFWAAPVMTAGHLLFAAVTTLYIFVGIALEERDLVALFGDEYRQYKQRVSMLIPWRRSV; this is translated from the coding sequence ATGTCCCAAATTGAGCACCAGGTTCATTCGATCTGCCCGGAGGTTGCGGGCTCACGCATTTCCAAGTTCATCGCCTTTCTGTACGGAATTACGGCATATGTCGTGTTTTTCGTGACCATTCTCTACGCTATCGGCTTCGTCATGGGGCTGGTGGTGCCGAAGACCATCGACACGGGAACCGCGACGCCACCGCTCGAAGCCATCATCGTCAATCTCCTCCTGATGGCGCTGTTTGCGATCCAGCACAGCGTGATGGCGCGCCAGGGCTTCAAGGTGTGGTGGACGCAGTTCGTCCCGAAGCCTGTCGAGCGCAGCACCTATGTGCTGCTGGCGAGCCTGTCATTGCTCCTCCTGTTCTGGCAGTGGCGTCCGCTGCCGGCGGTCATATGGGAGATTCAGAATCCCGATCTCGCCGTGACGGTGGTCACGCTGGCCTTTGCCGGCTGGGTGCTGGTGTTCACCTCGACCTTCATCATCAACCATTTCGAGTTGTTCGGCCTGCATCAGGTGACCAATCACCTCGTCGGCAAGGAAGCGGAGGCGCCGCGCTTCAAGACGCCGCTGCTCTACAAATTCGTGCGCCATCCGATCTATCTCGGCTTCATCATCGCGTTCTGGGCGGCACCGGTCATGACCGCGGGCCACCTGCTGTTCGCCGCCGTGACCACGCTTTACATCTTCGTCGGCATCGCGCTGGAGGAACGCGACCTCGTGGCTCTCTTCGGCGACGAGTACCGGCAGTACAAACAACGCGTGTCGATGCTTATCCCCTGGCGCAGATCGGTATAG
- a CDS encoding winged helix-turn-helix domain-containing tetratricopeptide repeat protein, producing MRFRFENNVLDGDLRELTRDGAAVPLQPQVFDLLLYLVAQRARVVSKDDLIRQIWSDRIVSDSALNSRINAARKAIGDDGATQRLIKTIPRKGFRFVGDIREDIRENPAASPAQAESAPARPRTAADRPAVAVLAFENMSGDPEQDYFGDGISEDILTALSKQRWFMVIARNSSFTYKGRAVHIRQVAEELGVRYVVEGSVRKAGNRVRITAQLNDATSGSHLWAERYDRDLVDVFAVQDEITNAIVAAIEPQILAAEDFRAKRKPPASLDAWDLLMRALSHYWRVTRGDHEAARALLERAIGIDPNYGQALSVLAANHMFGVHLGWADLAVVAPAAEAAALAAVRCDHEDAWAHAALGSVCFSTRRLAGALSEFEQALALNPNFSLAQGYYALALSYAGRTKESFEAAQKAIRLSPRDPSLAIYHGIAAYARFTERHYDEAIALAREAIRHRGDLTGAYRVLAVSAGMTGDGMLAEMALGELRRTQPGISLHWIATQLPWANDADRDHYLEGFRRAGLR from the coding sequence GTGCGATTCCGCTTTGAAAACAACGTGCTCGACGGCGACTTGCGGGAGCTCACGCGCGACGGGGCGGCCGTGCCGCTGCAGCCGCAAGTGTTCGATCTGTTGCTCTACCTGGTCGCGCAACGCGCGCGAGTGGTCAGCAAGGATGACCTGATCAGGCAGATCTGGAGCGACCGCATCGTCTCGGACTCCGCACTCAACAGCCGGATCAACGCCGCGCGCAAGGCGATCGGTGACGACGGCGCGACCCAGCGGCTGATCAAGACCATTCCGCGCAAGGGTTTTCGTTTCGTCGGGGACATCCGCGAAGACATCCGCGAAAACCCGGCAGCTTCGCCTGCGCAGGCTGAATCCGCTCCTGCCCGGCCGCGCACGGCGGCGGACCGCCCGGCGGTCGCGGTGCTCGCGTTCGAGAACATGAGCGGCGATCCCGAGCAGGATTATTTCGGCGACGGAATCAGCGAGGACATCCTCACCGCGCTGTCGAAACAGCGCTGGTTCATGGTGATCGCCCGCAATTCGTCCTTCACCTACAAGGGCCGCGCGGTCCACATCAGGCAGGTCGCCGAGGAGCTCGGCGTCCGCTACGTCGTCGAAGGCAGCGTTCGCAAGGCGGGCAACCGGGTGCGCATCACCGCCCAGCTCAACGACGCTACGTCGGGGAGCCATCTCTGGGCCGAACGCTATGATCGCGACTTGGTCGACGTCTTCGCCGTGCAGGACGAGATCACCAACGCGATCGTCGCAGCCATCGAGCCGCAGATCCTTGCTGCGGAGGATTTCCGCGCGAAGCGCAAGCCGCCGGCGAGCCTCGATGCATGGGACCTGCTGATGCGGGCGCTGTCGCATTACTGGCGCGTGACGCGTGGGGATCACGAGGCCGCCCGGGCGCTGCTGGAGCGCGCCATCGGCATCGATCCGAATTATGGTCAGGCGCTCTCGGTGCTGGCGGCGAACCACATGTTCGGCGTGCATCTCGGCTGGGCCGATCTTGCCGTGGTGGCGCCGGCCGCGGAAGCCGCCGCGCTCGCGGCCGTGCGCTGCGACCATGAGGACGCCTGGGCGCATGCCGCGCTCGGGAGCGTCTGCTTCTCGACCCGCAGGCTGGCCGGCGCACTGTCCGAGTTCGAGCAGGCGCTCGCGCTCAATCCAAACTTCTCGCTGGCGCAGGGCTATTACGCGCTGGCCTTGTCCTATGCCGGACGCACGAAGGAGTCATTCGAGGCCGCGCAGAAGGCCATCCGGCTCTCGCCGCGCGACCCCTCGCTGGCGATCTATCACGGCATCGCCGCCTATGCGCGCTTCACCGAGCGGCACTATGACGAGGCGATCGCGCTGGCGCGCGAGGCGATCCGCCACCGCGGCGACCTCACCGGCGCCTATCGCGTGCTCGCGGTCTCCGCCGGCATGACCGGCGACGGGATGCTGGCGGAGATGGCGCTGGGCGAGCTGCGCCGCACCCAGCCCGGCATCTCGCTGCACTGGATCGCGACGCAATTGCCGTGGGCCAATGACGCCGACCGCGACCACTATCTGGAAGGATTCCGGCGGGCGGGCCTGCGGTAG